The Halodesulfovibrio sp. genome window below encodes:
- the tmcD gene encoding electron transfer complex subunit TmcD translates to MYKTETWNWEVGQRTTADMTPDSTHKWQEEIFISPDGEKASAVVCLDDAEFSIRTNDSVSENTFEKLWELTYAANGNLCCYAMQDEEWTVVVADSPWEESYGFVWSPLISADGTNVATAVQQDMEYGMSVNGVLWENLFENANNFAISSDGKKSAAVVQVKPMGQADLQTFRDGIFSIAVDGVAWDNNLMNLWTPVFDNNAYRVAAQVRLTLYDYSIIVDNTLWDNTYQGVWEPLFTPDGKHVVAPVRQGGKWGMAKDGQLIWKATYANCWHHQFSADGENLYAIVAPEYGKFSVAVNDKPWSMRSPVITDLAVSPDGKSAAALANTVNKNWRICVNGSVWDGTYDMAWKPVFCPNSKSVAAKVRKNGRYSVILNGKAVGGEFDMCFDPIFNADGSKVLIRGILNQKVLRVVANVSN, encoded by the coding sequence ATGTATAAAACTGAAACGTGGAATTGGGAGGTCGGTCAACGCACCACTGCGGATATGACACCCGACAGCACCCACAAATGGCAGGAAGAAATTTTTATTTCTCCTGACGGGGAGAAGGCTTCTGCCGTTGTGTGTCTGGATGATGCTGAGTTCTCAATACGGACGAATGACAGTGTTTCTGAAAACACATTCGAAAAATTGTGGGAACTTACATACGCTGCAAATGGTAACCTGTGCTGCTATGCAATGCAGGATGAAGAATGGACCGTCGTCGTAGCCGACAGCCCATGGGAAGAATCATACGGCTTTGTCTGGTCACCGCTAATCAGTGCCGACGGTACCAATGTAGCGACAGCGGTTCAGCAGGATATGGAATACGGCATGTCCGTAAACGGGGTACTGTGGGAAAATCTTTTTGAAAATGCAAATAACTTTGCAATAAGCTCAGACGGTAAAAAATCCGCTGCCGTTGTTCAGGTGAAACCAATGGGGCAAGCAGACCTGCAAACCTTCCGCGACGGAATTTTTTCCATCGCTGTAGATGGTGTTGCATGGGATAACAACCTCATGAATCTTTGGACACCTGTATTTGATAACAACGCTTACCGCGTTGCAGCGCAAGTTCGCCTTACTCTTTATGATTATAGTATTATTGTAGACAACACACTTTGGGACAATACGTACCAAGGAGTCTGGGAGCCTCTGTTTACTCCAGATGGAAAACATGTAGTTGCTCCCGTACGCCAAGGTGGAAAATGGGGAATGGCTAAAGACGGCCAACTCATTTGGAAAGCCACATACGCAAACTGTTGGCATCACCAGTTCAGCGCAGATGGCGAGAACCTTTACGCTATTGTTGCACCTGAATACGGTAAATTTTCTGTTGCCGTAAATGACAAGCCATGGAGCATGCGCTCCCCTGTCATAACTGATCTTGCCGTTTCTCCCGATGGAAAAAGTGCTGCTGCTCTGGCAAACACCGTAAATAAAAATTGGCGCATTTGTGTAAACGGTTCCGTTTGGGATGGAACCTACGACATGGCATGGAAGCCAGTATTCTGTCCTAATAGCAAGTCGGTTGCTGCCAAGGTACGTAAAAATGGCAGATACTCTGTCATCCTGAACGGTAAAGCTGTTGGTGGTGAATTTGATATGTGCTTTGACCCTATTTTTAACGCTGACGGCAGCAAAGTTCTTATTCGCGGTATTCTCAACCAAAAAGTACTGCGTGTTGTTGCAAATGTGTCCAACTAA